In Caldibacillus debilis DSM 16016, the following are encoded in one genomic region:
- a CDS encoding YneF family protein yields MWELVLVGILALLAGVALGFFIARKYMMNYLKKNPPINEQMIRVMMMQMGMKPSQKKINQMMQAINKQMSSK; encoded by the coding sequence ATGTGGGAGCTCGTTCTAGTAGGTATTCTGGCATTGCTCGCCGGAGTAGCGCTAGGATTTTTTATCGCAAGAAAATATATGATGAATTACTTGAAAAAAAACCCGCCCATCAATGAACAAATGATCCGCGTCATGATGATGCAAATGGGCATGAAGCCCTCGCAAAAGAAAATCAATCAAATGATGCAGGCAATTAACAAACAAATGTCAAGCAAATAA
- the sirA gene encoding sporulation inhibitor of replication protein SirA, with product MQPDRINIGMRVDEMKRYEMYLIDEQVADFFYGRERKFYNLFKEYEGSAPPKKEILEKQIDFITKPIPVLTIHSQIIRLLEGRQDFYIRQGKLVIENHRGKACLQIDQRAILLESNGYGEGENTFLDLLKKTEYNFLAIDRENGRYGWLKPLKRGLRL from the coding sequence TTGCAGCCGGACCGGATCAACATCGGGATGAGGGTGGATGAGATGAAGCGATATGAAATGTATCTGATCGATGAACAGGTGGCCGATTTTTTTTACGGCAGGGAAAGGAAATTCTATAACCTGTTTAAAGAATATGAAGGATCTGCACCTCCGAAAAAAGAGATTTTGGAAAAACAAATCGATTTCATCACCAAACCGATCCCCGTCTTAACAATCCACTCGCAAATCATCCGGCTGCTGGAAGGCCGGCAGGATTTTTACATCCGCCAAGGCAAATTGGTGATCGAAAACCATCGCGGGAAGGCTTGCCTTCAAATCGATCAGCGCGCCATTCTCCTCGAATCCAACGGATATGGGGAAGGGGAAAACACCTTTCTGGATTTGCTGAAGAAAACGGAGTACAATTTTTTGGCCATCGACAGGGAAAACGGGCGGTACGGCTGGCTGAAACCGTTGAAAAGGGGCCTGCGCCTGTAA